The proteins below come from a single Oscillospiraceae bacterium genomic window:
- a CDS encoding 16S rRNA (uracil(1498)-N(3))-methyltransferase — protein sequence MPHRYFTRELADGRAALTGSDAHHLADVMRAKLGEEVVLCGPDGLEYLGTVTAIEPGRVEFSVTDGTTSKAEPDCTVTLFAGYPKQGKLEEVIRHSVELGVTGIVPFFSRYCVAAPKKEDAKNERYNRIAAEAAKQAGRAMLPAVAMPLPDFAAVCAAMKDFDLVLFFYEGGGAPLREVLHPGQYKRIAIITGSEGGFSVEEAAAAKAAGAVTVGLGPRILRCETAPLAALTAAMLLTGNLE from the coding sequence ATGCCGCACCGTTATTTTACCCGTGAGCTGGCGGACGGCCGCGCTGCGCTGACCGGCAGCGATGCCCACCATCTGGCAGATGTCATGCGCGCCAAGCTCGGCGAGGAGGTCGTGCTCTGCGGCCCTGACGGGCTGGAATACCTTGGCACCGTGACCGCCATCGAGCCGGGCCGGGTCGAGTTCTCGGTCACGGACGGCACGACCAGCAAGGCCGAGCCGGACTGCACCGTGACGCTGTTTGCGGGTTACCCCAAGCAGGGCAAGCTTGAGGAGGTCATCCGCCACAGCGTTGAACTGGGCGTAACCGGGATCGTTCCGTTTTTCAGCCGTTACTGTGTGGCCGCACCCAAAAAAGAGGACGCCAAGAACGAACGGTACAACCGCATTGCCGCCGAGGCCGCCAAGCAGGCGGGCCGCGCCATGCTGCCCGCCGTGGCCATGCCGCTGCCCGATTTTGCCGCCGTCTGCGCCGCCATGAAGGATTTTGACCTTGTGCTGTTCTTTTACGAGGGCGGCGGTGCCCCCCTGCGGGAGGTGCTGCACCCCGGGCAGTATAAGCGCATCGCCATCATCACCGGCAGTGAGGGCGGCTTCTCGGTCGAGGAGGCCGCTGCCGCCAAGGCCGCAGGTGCCGTGACGGTGGGCCTTGGCCCGCGCATCCTGCGCTGCGAGACCGCGCCGCTGGCCGCCCTGACCGCTGCCATGCTGCTGACCGGGAATTTGGAATAA
- the spoVAE gene encoding stage V sporulation protein AE: MNYFWAFAVGGGICVVGQLLIDYTKLTPARILTGYVVAGVILSAVGLYKPLADFAGAGASVPLLGFGHLLAQGAQHAVDECGLPGAFTGGLTAASGGIAASLIFGVAAALAGKSRDQN; this comes from the coding sequence ATGAATTATTTCTGGGCGTTTGCGGTGGGCGGCGGCATCTGCGTTGTGGGGCAGCTGCTTATTGATTACACGAAGCTGACCCCCGCGCGCATCCTGACCGGGTATGTGGTCGCGGGCGTGATCCTGAGCGCCGTCGGCCTGTACAAGCCGCTGGCAGATTTTGCGGGGGCGGGGGCCAGCGTGCCGCTGCTCGGCTTTGGGCACCTGCTGGCACAGGGTGCGCAGCATGCGGTGGACGAGTGCGGTCTGCCGGGGGCCTTCACCGGCGGGCTGACGGCAGCCTCGGGCGGCATTGCTGCCAGCCTGATTTTCGGCGTAGCGGCCGCGCTTGCAGGGAAAAGCAGGGACCAGAACTGA
- a CDS encoding SpoVA/SpoVAEb family sporulation membrane protein, with translation MKLNPKQYDEMIGRASPPSPVVRDCVWAFCVGGTICTVGEGLRQLFLIWYDKTLAGTLTSIALIFLSALFTLPGWYQKLAAKAGAGTLVPITGFANSVVSPAIEFKAEGWVTGVGAKIFTIAGPVIAYGTLASFVWGVVYWLLGKVG, from the coding sequence GTGAAGCTGAATCCCAAGCAATATGATGAGATGATCGGCCGCGCCTCGCCGCCCTCCCCCGTTGTGCGGGACTGCGTGTGGGCGTTCTGTGTCGGCGGGACGATCTGCACCGTCGGGGAAGGGCTGCGCCAGCTCTTTCTGATCTGGTATGACAAGACGCTGGCAGGCACGCTGACGAGCATTGCACTGATCTTTCTGTCGGCGCTGTTCACGCTGCCTGGCTGGTACCAGAAGCTGGCCGCTAAGGCGGGCGCGGGTACGCTGGTGCCGATCACCGGGTTTGCCAACTCGGTCGTAAGCCCGGCCATCGAGTTCAAGGCCGAGGGCTGGGTCACCGGCGTGGGGGCCAAGATTTTTACGATCGCGGGGCCGGTCATCGCTTACGGCACACTGGCAAGCTTTGTGTGGGGCGTGGTCTACTGGCTGCTGGGAAAGGTGGGGTGA
- a CDS encoding A/G-specific adenine glycosylase: protein MQPIAAPLLQWFNANKRLLPFRQEPSAYHIWVSEIMLQQTRVAAAIPYYERFIAALPDPAALAACEPDALRKLWQGLGYYNRVNNMQKAARIVCEQYDGDLPADYEALRGLPGIGDYTAGAVASIAFGIPVPAVDGNVLRVFARLYNDDADVMTPAAKKAFTVRVVDQMPKATPGPYNEALMELGALVCVPGAPRCEVCPLAQLCQGYAAGRAAELPVKPAPKAKGRVPVTVALIESERGVLLQRRPARGLLAGLWQPAAWEKSLTREELTAALAALGVRAALGEALPPAKHVFTHKIWELGGWRGTAPACDLPEGYVWAAPEDLAEVYPVPNAFGAYVKAK from the coding sequence ATGCAGCCCATTGCCGCACCGCTGCTGCAATGGTTCAACGCAAACAAACGGCTCCTGCCTTTCCGGCAGGAGCCTTCTGCGTACCATATCTGGGTCAGCGAGATCATGCTTCAGCAGACCCGCGTGGCAGCGGCCATCCCCTACTATGAGCGTTTTATCGCGGCGCTGCCCGACCCCGCCGCGCTGGCCGCCTGTGAGCCGGACGCCCTGCGCAAGCTGTGGCAGGGTCTGGGGTACTACAACCGCGTCAACAATATGCAGAAGGCGGCCCGCATCGTCTGTGAGCAGTACGACGGTGACCTGCCCGCCGACTATGAGGCGCTGCGCGGCCTGCCGGGCATCGGCGACTACACGGCGGGCGCGGTGGCGAGCATTGCGTTTGGCATCCCCGTCCCCGCGGTGGACGGCAATGTGCTGCGGGTCTTTGCGCGGCTGTACAACGATGATGCCGATGTGATGACCCCCGCCGCAAAGAAAGCGTTTACCGTGCGAGTGGTTGACCAGATGCCGAAGGCCACCCCCGGCCCGTACAATGAGGCACTGATGGAGCTGGGCGCGCTGGTCTGTGTGCCCGGTGCGCCCCGGTGCGAGGTATGCCCGCTGGCGCAGCTGTGTCAGGGGTACGCCGCAGGGCGTGCTGCCGAGTTGCCCGTGAAGCCCGCGCCGAAAGCTAAGGGCAGGGTGCCTGTGACGGTGGCGCTGATTGAGAGCGAGCGCGGCGTTTTATTGCAGCGCCGCCCCGCCCGCGGACTGCTGGCGGGTTTGTGGCAGCCCGCCGCGTGGGAAAAGAGCCTGACCCGTGAGGAACTGACCGCTGCGCTGGCTGCACTGGGCGTGCGGGCCGCGCTGGGCGAGGCATTGCCCCCTGCAAAGCATGTGTTTACCCACAAGATTTGGGAGCTGGGCGGCTGGCGCGGCACCGCCCCGGCGTGTGACCTGCCGGAGGGCTATGTCTGGGCCGCGCCAGAGGATCTGGCCGAGGTATACCCCGTGCCGAATGCGTTCGGCGCGTATGTGAAAGCAAAATAG
- a CDS encoding methyltransferase domain-containing protein, with amino-acid sequence MQIKQEKGHYTLYKESEAIGTAVVDGAAILRLEIVPAWRGRGYGSYLVKELLRRGGGLDPKQATRFTAPLPRDEAGRALARRFDFVAEGGRLVRRRVPDLSAVELCHEFLELHVTPGGLYLDATCGNGNDTLFLCRLAGQNGRVLAMDIQQKAVDHTNKRLTDAGYEKVGRAVLYDHAKLGELVQPGKVDCVLFNFGWLPGAEHTVYSTAQGSLSALCAALDALRPGGVLAAVLYSGKVIGDAEKQAALAFFRSLPLTKYTVLVCEFANWADTAPLPCFVIKK; translated from the coding sequence ATGCAGATCAAGCAGGAAAAAGGCCACTATACCTTATATAAGGAGAGCGAAGCCATCGGTACGGCTGTGGTGGACGGCGCTGCGATCCTGCGTCTGGAGATCGTGCCCGCGTGGCGCGGGCGCGGCTACGGCAGCTATCTGGTAAAGGAGCTGCTGCGGCGCGGCGGCGGGCTGGACCCGAAGCAGGCCACACGCTTCACTGCGCCCCTGCCCAGGGACGAGGCGGGCCGTGCTTTGGCGCGGCGGTTCGACTTTGTGGCGGAGGGCGGGCGGCTGGTGCGCCGCCGTGTGCCGGATCTGTCCGCTGTGGAGCTGTGCCATGAGTTTCTGGAGCTGCATGTGACCCCCGGCGGGCTGTATCTCGATGCGACCTGCGGCAACGGAAACGACACGCTGTTTTTGTGCCGTCTGGCCGGGCAGAACGGCCGTGTGCTGGCCATGGATATCCAGCAAAAGGCGGTGGACCACACGAACAAGCGCCTGACCGACGCCGGGTATGAGAAAGTGGGGCGCGCGGTGCTCTACGACCATGCGAAGCTGGGGGAACTTGTGCAGCCCGGCAAGGTGGATTGCGTGCTGTTCAACTTCGGCTGGCTGCCGGGGGCCGAGCACACCGTATATTCCACGGCGCAGGGCAGTCTTTCCGCCCTGTGTGCCGCGCTGGATGCCCTGCGCCCCGGCGGTGTGCTGGCGGCTGTGCTGTACAGCGGCAAGGTCATAGGTGATGCCGAAAAGCAGGCGGCGCTGGCGTTTTTCCGCAGCCTGCCGCTGACAAAGTACACGGTGCTGGTCTGCGAGTTTGCAAACTGGGCGGACACCGCCCCGCTGCCGTGCTTTGTGATCAAAAAATAA
- a CDS encoding nucleoid-associated protein: protein MEVKINQVVLHLLDPGASEPVLSDRAMDMDADLYEYYAATLERAFASDEVKNCRFLPDSAFAQEMAQNQDFIDLSRRIAGVIFEQMLQYQAIPAGDLAVVDFTADGVPFYGVLKLNYRPGYTHHTELLGNGRFSSMVPQRTLLPGTPKADEAALIDRANGTVRLIEKKFTMDDKKGYYLSTRVFGCTEALQEKAKLKAVCETAVAAVKEAYPEPEELDDVPPFDGGTETAVELLVRNQAVDNRISVEDVRERIRENFPLAAPRFEQALAETGVQQDDRVTVTPARIKKLESRSFKTESGIEIKIPAELCSSDDAVEFIHSATGGLSLLIKDVLV, encoded by the coding sequence ATGGAAGTCAAGATCAATCAGGTCGTGCTGCATCTGCTGGACCCCGGCGCATCGGAGCCGGTGCTGTCGGACCGCGCCATGGACATGGACGCCGACCTGTACGAGTATTATGCCGCCACCCTTGAGCGCGCCTTTGCCAGCGATGAGGTCAAGAACTGCCGGTTCCTGCCCGACTCCGCTTTTGCGCAGGAGATGGCGCAGAATCAGGATTTCATCGACCTGTCCCGCCGCATCGCGGGCGTCATTTTTGAGCAGATGCTCCAGTATCAGGCCATACCGGCCGGTGATCTGGCCGTGGTGGATTTCACCGCCGACGGCGTACCGTTCTACGGCGTGCTGAAGCTGAACTACCGCCCCGGCTACACCCACCATACCGAGCTGCTGGGCAACGGCCGGTTCAGCAGCATGGTGCCGCAGCGCACCCTGCTGCCCGGCACCCCCAAGGCGGACGAGGCGGCCCTCATCGACCGCGCCAACGGCACGGTGCGGCTGATCGAGAAAAAATTCACGATGGATGACAAAAAGGGCTACTACCTTTCGACCCGCGTTTTCGGCTGCACCGAGGCCCTGCAGGAGAAGGCGAAGCTCAAGGCCGTATGCGAAACAGCCGTAGCCGCCGTGAAGGAGGCCTACCCCGAGCCGGAGGAGCTGGACGATGTACCGCCCTTTGACGGCGGCACCGAGACCGCCGTTGAGCTGCTGGTGCGCAATCAGGCTGTGGACAACCGGATCTCTGTCGAGGATGTCCGGGAGCGCATCCGGGAGAATTTCCCACTTGCCGCGCCGCGGTTTGAGCAGGCCCTCGCCGAGACCGGTGTGCAGCAGGACGACCGCGTGACCGTGACCCCGGCGCGCATCAAAAAGCTGGAGAGCCGCAGCTTCAAGACCGAGTCCGGCATCGAGATCAAGATTCCCGCAGAGCTGTGCAGCAGTGATGACGCTGTTGAGTTTATCCATTCGGCCACCGGCGGGCTGAGCTTATTGATTAAGGACGTATTGGTGTAA
- a CDS encoding trypsin-like peptidase domain-containing protein, which translates to MSNEYDYSGLYNHTSDGQPAQPQSSQPEQGDYPNVGSSGMNTANTARTDYSGNGASPNPQQDPNGYTSSFSGGSGNNGGYNGYSYSSAPQQPPVPQKKKPRKVLLRVLAGVGAVALGFGGGFGGAIVASRTGLTGNQVVVQQVQRSTDATAAGSTDGSSMTVQQIASVVSPSVVAITTEQMSSSQTWFGGYYVQSGAGSGVIISQDGYILTCAHVVSGATSVKVQLNGSDESYDATIVGQDSTSDIAVLKIDATGLTPAVIGDSDALAVGEVAVAVGNPLGTLSNTVTDGIVSALNRQVTVQDNDMTLIQTDASISPGNSGGGLFNANGELIGIVNAKSSYSEAEGIGFAIPINTAMEISRQLIESGSVARPALGVKIMDVTDAQTAQQLGVSTMGVYVVEVTKGSGAEAAGVQAGDRVLAVDDTAVSDSSALKNYLKDKAIGDSVNLQVERNGKVQTLTVTLGSNQ; encoded by the coding sequence ATGAGCAATGAATATGATTACTCCGGTCTCTATAACCATACATCCGATGGTCAGCCCGCACAGCCCCAGAGCAGCCAGCCTGAACAGGGCGACTACCCCAATGTAGGCTCCAGCGGCATGAACACCGCCAACACCGCCCGCACCGATTATTCCGGCAACGGCGCAAGCCCCAACCCGCAGCAGGACCCCAACGGCTACACCAGCAGCTTCAGCGGCGGCAGCGGGAACAACGGCGGCTATAACGGCTACAGCTATTCCAGCGCACCGCAGCAGCCCCCCGTGCCCCAGAAAAAGAAGCCCCGCAAGGTGCTGCTCCGCGTGCTGGCAGGTGTCGGCGCGGTGGCGCTGGGCTTCGGCGGCGGCTTCGGCGGCGCGATCGTTGCCAGCCGCACCGGCCTGACCGGCAATCAGGTCGTGGTCCAGCAGGTGCAGCGCAGCACCGATGCCACGGCGGCAGGCAGCACGGACGGCAGCAGCATGACCGTCCAGCAGATTGCGTCTGTCGTTTCGCCCAGTGTTGTCGCCATTACGACTGAGCAGATGAGCAGCAGCCAGACCTGGTTCGGCGGCTACTATGTGCAGAGCGGCGCAGGCTCCGGCGTCATCATCAGTCAGGACGGCTACATCCTGACCTGCGCACATGTCGTCAGCGGTGCCACCAGCGTCAAGGTCCAGCTGAACGGCAGCGATGAGTCCTACGATGCCACCATTGTCGGGCAGGATTCCACCTCCGACATCGCCGTGCTGAAGATCGACGCCACCGGTCTGACCCCGGCGGTCATCGGTGACAGTGACGCGCTGGCCGTCGGCGAGGTCGCCGTGGCGGTGGGCAACCCGCTCGGCACGCTGTCCAACACCGTCACGGACGGCATCGTCAGCGCGCTGAACCGTCAGGTTACCGTACAGGACAACGATATGACGCTGATCCAGACCGATGCCTCCATCAGCCCGGGCAACTCCGGCGGCGGTCTGTTCAACGCAAACGGCGAGCTGATCGGCATTGTCAATGCCAAGAGCAGCTACAGTGAAGCCGAGGGTATCGGCTTTGCCATCCCCATCAACACCGCAATGGAGATCAGCCGCCAGCTGATCGAGAGCGGCTCGGTCGCGCGCCCCGCACTGGGCGTCAAGATCATGGATGTGACCGATGCGCAGACCGCCCAGCAGCTGGGTGTGTCCACAATGGGCGTCTATGTGGTCGAGGTCACCAAGGGCAGCGGCGCCGAGGCCGCCGGTGTGCAGGCCGGTGACCGTGTGCTGGCTGTGGATGATACCGCTGTCAGCGATTCCTCCGCCCTGAAGAATTACCTCAAGGACAAGGCCATCGGTGATTCCGTGAACCTGCAGGTCGAGCGCAACGGCAAGGTGCAGACCCTGACTGTCACGCTTGGCTCCAACCAGTAA
- a CDS encoding thioesterase — protein sequence MLTPGIKGHAALRVTTENTALAMGSGELPVLATPAVAALIEKACWQSVASELELDQGTVGTALTVAHTAPTPVGMIVQCDCELIAVEDRRLRFTARVYDDVTQIASATHERYIVDNDRFTRKANSKRTAEA from the coding sequence ATGCTTACCCCCGGCATCAAGGGGCACGCAGCGCTGCGTGTCACCACTGAAAACACCGCCCTTGCCATGGGCAGCGGCGAGCTGCCTGTGCTGGCCACCCCCGCCGTGGCGGCTCTGATCGAAAAGGCCTGCTGGCAGTCGGTCGCCTCCGAGCTGGAGCTCGATCAGGGCACGGTCGGCACCGCGCTGACCGTAGCCCACACGGCCCCCACCCCGGTCGGAATGATCGTACAGTGCGACTGTGAGCTGATCGCTGTGGAGGACCGCCGCCTGCGGTTCACCGCCCGCGTCTATGATGATGTGACCCAGATCGCCTCCGCCACGCATGAGCGCTATATCGTGGACAACGACCGCTTTACCCGCAAGGCAAACAGCAAGCGCACCGCTGAGGCATAA
- a CDS encoding stage V sporulation protein AD: protein MARKKDTLLFDTPPVVAAWAAAGGKKESEGPLASDFDFLTQDAGFCEQGCENWEQAESLLQRRAAELCLRKADLPRTGVDITFAGDLQAQCTASNYTMRELGIPFAGVYGACSTMAETLALAAVFAAGGMAERALALTSSHFCAAERQFRTPLEYGAKRTPTAQWTATAAGACLVRAHGTGVPVRSVTFGRVQDYAVHDINNMGAAMMPAAASTLLRYFAATGARPQDFDAIFTGDLGEVGSALLREQMAREGLPLDNHRDCGCLLYDTQGQDVQAGGSGAGCSAAVLCCKILPMLAAGQLRRVLFLATGALMSQTTFLQGESIPGIAHCVELGGAV, encoded by the coding sequence ATGGCACGCAAAAAGGATACCCTGCTGTTCGACACCCCGCCGGTCGTGGCAGCCTGGGCCGCGGCGGGCGGCAAAAAGGAGAGTGAGGGGCCGCTGGCCTCCGACTTCGATTTCCTGACGCAGGATGCAGGCTTCTGTGAGCAGGGCTGTGAAAACTGGGAGCAGGCCGAAAGCCTGCTGCAGCGGCGGGCAGCGGAACTTTGCCTGCGCAAGGCCGATCTGCCGCGCACCGGGGTTGACATCACCTTTGCAGGTGACCTGCAGGCCCAGTGTACGGCCAGCAACTACACGATGCGGGAGCTGGGCATTCCGTTTGCGGGGGTGTACGGTGCCTGCAGCACCATGGCCGAAACGCTGGCGCTTGCCGCCGTGTTTGCAGCGGGCGGCATGGCGGAGCGGGCGCTGGCATTGACGAGCAGCCATTTCTGCGCGGCGGAGCGGCAGTTCCGCACACCGCTGGAATACGGTGCCAAGCGCACCCCCACCGCCCAGTGGACCGCCACCGCTGCCGGGGCCTGTCTGGTGCGGGCGCACGGCACTGGCGTGCCGGTGCGCAGCGTGACTTTCGGCCGGGTGCAGGACTATGCAGTGCATGACATCAACAATATGGGGGCGGCCATGATGCCGGCGGCGGCCTCGACCCTGCTGCGGTATTTTGCAGCCACCGGCGCGCGCCCGCAGGACTTTGATGCAATTTTTACCGGTGATCTGGGCGAGGTCGGCTCCGCCCTGCTGCGGGAGCAGATGGCGCGGGAGGGCCTGCCGCTGGACAACCACCGGGACTGCGGCTGCCTGCTGTATGACACGCAGGGGCAGGATGTGCAGGCCGGCGGCAGCGGAGCCGGGTGCAGTGCGGCGGTGCTGTGCTGCAAGATCCTGCCGATGCTGGCGGCAGGGCAGCTGAGGCGGGTGCTGTTTCTGGCCACCGGCGCGCTGATGAGCCAGACTACCTTTTTGCAGGGGGAGAGCATCCCCGGCATTGCCCACTGTGTTGAGCTGGGAGGTGCGGTATGA
- the prmA gene encoding 50S ribosomal protein L11 methyltransferase translates to MEWTDISITVAKRDADTAEAIATMVANGGIYIEDYSDLEQQAWEIAHVDLIEQELLDKPRDVVIVHMYLAPDENPAEVLPLFEERLKNSGIDYKLNTTGVEQEDWQNAWKKYYHAMDIGKRLTIVPGWEEHDTDRIKIIMDPGMAFGTGTHETTSLCLETLDSLVRGGERVLDIGTGSGILAIAALKLGAGSAEGVDIDPMCVRTAGENAARNGVADRFKVLVGDLSDKASGQYNIITANIVAAAILSLAPHVPVLMAPDARFIASGIIDERKDEVLAGLRAAGLAPVEVKEKRGWVCIICKKSETKEA, encoded by the coding sequence ATGGAATGGACTGACATCAGCATCACCGTTGCTAAGCGCGACGCCGACACGGCCGAGGCCATCGCTACGATGGTCGCCAACGGCGGCATTTATATCGAGGATTACAGCGATCTGGAACAGCAGGCGTGGGAGATCGCGCATGTTGACCTTATCGAGCAGGAGCTGCTCGATAAACCCCGCGATGTGGTCATCGTACACATGTACCTTGCCCCCGATGAGAACCCCGCCGAGGTACTGCCTTTGTTTGAGGAGCGGCTGAAAAACAGCGGCATCGACTATAAGCTCAACACAACTGGCGTTGAGCAGGAGGACTGGCAGAACGCCTGGAAGAAATATTACCACGCCATGGACATCGGCAAGCGCCTTACCATCGTCCCCGGGTGGGAGGAGCATGACACCGACCGCATCAAGATCATTATGGACCCCGGCATGGCGTTCGGAACCGGCACGCATGAGACGACCTCCCTCTGCCTTGAAACGCTGGACAGCCTTGTCAGGGGCGGCGAGCGGGTGCTGGATATCGGCACCGGCTCGGGGATTCTGGCCATTGCAGCGCTCAAGCTGGGCGCCGGCAGCGCCGAGGGCGTTGACATCGACCCCATGTGCGTGCGCACCGCCGGCGAGAACGCCGCGCGCAACGGCGTGGCCGACCGGTTCAAGGTGCTTGTCGGTGATCTGTCCGACAAGGCCAGCGGGCAGTACAACATCATCACCGCAAACATCGTGGCAGCGGCCATTCTCTCTCTGGCACCCCATGTGCCGGTGCTGATGGCCCCGGACGCCCGCTTTATCGCCAGCGGCATCATTGACGAGCGCAAGGACGAGGTTCTGGCCGGTCTGCGCGCCGCAGGGCTTGCGCCTGTCGAGGTCAAGGAAAAGCGCGGCTGGGTCTGCATCATCTGCAAAAAATCCGAGACGAAAGAGGCGTAA
- a CDS encoding MATE family efflux transporter has product METKQKTTLIQGSVAKGMLLFALPIFISNLFQQLYNAADSLIVGNFLGGEALAAVGSSGSLIFLLTGFVNGVSLGAGVVVARYFGAKDWDRMRRTIHTTVALGIAAGVALTVVGVILTPQILRWMGTPDSVLANSIAYFRMYFFGSIAVVMYNVGASILQSVGDSKSPMRYLIAASIINVILDLILVGWLRMGVGAAAFATIASQTVSAILAFAKLTRSKEEWAVHWNEVRFDAPSLKAVVVQGLPSGIQNSVISIANVIVQSNINSFGAQAMAGCGAYSKVEGFAFLPVTCFSMALATFVSQNVGAGQPDRVRKGMKFGTLCSVLMAEIVGAGIYALSPWLIGAFSREPDVIAFGVQQAHTAALFYCLLAFSHCCAGILRGLGRPVVPMMVMLMIWCALRITYITITLHFIRAISVVFWAYPLTWSISSVLFAWYILHCPIPQLGGGAPAVKA; this is encoded by the coding sequence ATGGAAACGAAACAAAAAACAACGCTGATACAGGGCAGCGTTGCCAAGGGTATGCTGCTGTTTGCGCTGCCGATTTTTATCAGCAACCTGTTTCAGCAGCTGTATAACGCCGCCGACTCCCTGATCGTCGGCAACTTTCTGGGCGGCGAGGCCTTGGCCGCCGTTGGCTCGTCCGGCAGCCTGATCTTTTTGCTGACGGGCTTTGTCAACGGCGTCTCGCTGGGCGCCGGCGTGGTGGTGGCGCGGTATTTCGGCGCCAAAGACTGGGACCGGATGCGCCGCACCATCCACACCACAGTGGCACTGGGCATTGCCGCCGGCGTAGCGCTCACCGTGGTGGGCGTAATACTGACACCGCAGATCCTGCGCTGGATGGGCACGCCGGACAGCGTGCTGGCCAACTCGATTGCCTACTTCCGGATGTACTTCTTCGGCTCGATCGCCGTGGTCATGTACAATGTGGGTGCAAGCATCCTGCAATCGGTCGGTGACAGCAAAAGCCCGATGCGGTATCTGATTGCCGCGTCCATCATCAATGTCATTCTCGACCTGATTTTGGTCGGCTGGCTGCGCATGGGCGTGGGTGCGGCCGCCTTTGCCACGATTGCCTCCCAGACGGTCAGCGCTATTCTGGCCTTTGCCAAGCTGACCCGCAGCAAAGAGGAATGGGCCGTGCATTGGAACGAGGTCAGATTTGACGCCCCATCGCTCAAGGCAGTCGTTGTGCAGGGTCTGCCGTCCGGCATCCAGAACTCAGTCATCTCGATTGCCAATGTCATTGTGCAGTCCAACATCAACTCGTTCGGTGCGCAGGCCATGGCCGGGTGCGGTGCCTACAGCAAGGTCGAGGGCTTTGCTTTTCTGCCCGTGACCTGCTTTTCGATGGCGCTGGCGACCTTCGTCAGCCAGAATGTCGGTGCCGGTCAGCCCGACCGTGTGCGCAAGGGTATGAAGTTCGGCACGCTCTGCTCGGTGCTGATGGCCGAGATCGTGGGCGCAGGCATCTACGCGCTGTCGCCATGGCTCATCGGCGCGTTCAGCCGTGAGCCGGATGTCATCGCGTTCGGTGTGCAGCAGGCACACACGGCGGCGCTGTTCTACTGCCTGCTGGCCTTCAGCCACTGCTGTGCAGGCATCCTGCGCGGGCTGGGGCGGCCGGTCGTGCCGATGATGGTCATGCTGATGATCTGGTGTGCGCTGCGCATCACCTATATCACGATCACACTGCATTTTATCCGCGCCATCAGTGTGGTGTTCTGGGCCTACCCGCTGACATGGAGCATCTCCTCGGTGCTGTTTGCGTGGTACATCCTGCACTGCCCGATCCCGCAGCTGGGCGGCGGTGCCCCCGCAGTCAAGGCATAA